From the Brassica napus cultivar Da-Ae chromosome A8, Da-Ae, whole genome shotgun sequence genome, one window contains:
- the LOC106393977 gene encoding flocculation protein FLO11 isoform X2, which translates to MDYDDSDFQNQNLHLAGEANTKFPPVSLPRFDFDEHLRFDSLVETEAFLGIEGNEDSNWIEDFSRASSGVVFSSAATESCAISRHTNVWSEATSSESVEMLLNSVGQDDQVIVREKDNSIRKSGELGCTMDQFEPGLETILSKEETPTNPSVDDTPGDSCKTDAAQEQVPLKDDSPTLVEEEPEDNAILASNTAAVPVEVVDTACHDKIGTETTHSLLDQTVAENNAVLAHVSSAGLDSVGTETTDSVHNQTLTEEASMEENSVVLPSDTGTVEAVDTGGHANIRTETTDSLLDQTEDEANTESRMEIDCSHGTVQTGVSASDISDHTAKSDLKDMELSDVTVLERGDQALSALEVAEPDVSGTQCQDLPVSSANTSGTVEASLELTGVLPNITSSEHESTFQTQTHTEIPRVETSESVHVSLMDSMVESTYGDVSTKGDNKKGSARISYLKQSMELAVNANDRDQDAKSSQVLSESFVSESVGYVSIDSASKLVESNSQSDTIPKENPGTMIDIKECEAFPLKPEESQHLSQDGAPAVSLTSSVDLHMVTTSSEANEQVNFSVTEKVLSGEPENCQTVPPVEASNSGSFIVQQPRKQTEDTHHSPASEGPKDAVDADAAGQVLPQQCEGRILEENLTDVVNVPEFQPVLDNDAINENPSASPLAKTAAGGIMTAATPVSHPTGGVIEVGVSCASTSSEPFVKSHVTGTENAATDLGSHVISSPARKMTELQLNKTEDQNTLSLMATESPALDRNPTSSSGLNLTSDPRKAVEISETTLVSPMVVGSPSKSSLEKTAAKSSKTKSERKPRRTPKSAGKETSRKGNSVKGAAPFEHFQSAGKANAVNQSSGSSIQITHSTEKQQSLQTPVLNSFGTLSAPTTSLPDMNSTAPSSIFRRPFTDSQQVQLRAQIFVYGGLIQGTAPDEAYMISAFGGADGGRGTWEKAWRACAVRAQRMRVSSPETPLQSRAGKTETPSMSHTSSKVSSATKPIIPLSSPLWSLSTPLETLQSRSIQRGSAAAPLPSSSHAHQAASVTNIGHNTAWMSPLPYPNPWLASPQTSGFDVGSRYPAFPITESVKLTPTKESSLPYSGGKHVLSGTSGNVFKGTQTLEPANTVVAPAQHSSGTKSRKRKKMPVSVESDPSILNSLQQTEVVVSPLVSISTPVPITAAPGSLSSNTGTLASVDSISAVPLNLVSTFPGKKMKSSLQSPIFGGNLVSEVKQRSVLPADTIDKLNEAKMHAEDASALATAAVSHSEYVWKQIEQQRHAGLQPETQGRLASAAVAIAAAAAVAKAAAAAANVAANAAFQAKLMAEEASLPSVSYQGNDLHKSNDVLTQGQGTPASVLKGEGAVVSSSPFLSAAREAAKKRVEAATAATKRAENVESIVKAAELASEAVSQAGILVSMGHPPSLNKLVEVGPTNYWRQAQESEKVQPCKVGVLEKETETTSDRGFASPSTAHTELDGSVRAADGLGLGLVSATGKKTNGQKGHISADVAKHTAVVFEPEVGSKSSIDTQTESEQIMKKTNDECIKEGSHVEVFKEGPELRTAWYSANVLSLEDGKAYVLFSDLSVEQGTDKLKEWVALKGEGDEAPKIRTARSITALPYEGTRKRRRAAIGDPVWKIGDRVDSWVHDSWLEGVITEKNKNDENTVTVHFPAQGETLTIKAWNLRPSLVWKYGRWIECSTSGENICSSHEGDTPKEKRPRLGAPSPVAEGKDTKMETVVDPDLGKPPQTGVLDLGVSETTFNIGRKEGNPGPLRMKRTGLQTQGAKVIYGVPKPGKTRKFMDVSKHYISEASNQTRKQKEPAKAVKPIVPQNPGPGSWRLPSKPREKQTTTTTKPKTFKPAPKTKEKPVAAPRIIPRKDSRSTTSSNMESEDAVGQSGENKGPASTSRDPAKGTGEEQITSSSQQGQDSSSSTTTGKGKVAPTGLPKIEEAKALDDNSSKASDGMEPRRSVRRIQPTSRLLEGLQTSMMPSKIPSMSHSRSHQSQRKQ; encoded by the exons ATGGATTATGATGACAGTGACTTTCAAAACCAGAATCTCCATTTAGCTGGTGAAGCTAACACTAAGTTTCCTCCGGTGTCTCTTCCAAGGTTTGATTTTGACGAGCATCTGAGGTTTGATAGTTTAGTCGAAACTGAGGCTTTTCTTGGTATTGAGGGTAACGAAGATAGTAACTGGATTGAGGATTTCTCTCGTGCAAGTAGTGGTGTAGTCTTTAGCTCAGCTGCAACAGAGTCTTGTGCCATTTCTAGGCATACTAATGTTTGGTCTGAGGCTACTTCCTCAGAATCCGTTGAAATGCTTTTGAATTCAGTTGGACAGGACGACCAAGTCATTgtaagagagaaagataatTCTATCAGGAAATCTGGTGAGCTAGGCTGCACAATGGATCAATTCGAGCCTGGCCTTGAGACTATTCTTTCCAAAGAGGAAACTCCCACCAACCCTTCTGTGGATGATACTCCAGGAGACTCCTGCAAGACAGATGCTGCACAGGAACAGGTCCCGCTGAAAGATGACTCACCAACTCTTGTGGAGGAGGAGCCGGAAGATAATGCCATTTTGGCTTCAAATACAGCCGCTGTGCCTGTAGAGGTTGTGGATACTGCTTGTCATGATAAGATAGGGACTGAGACAACCCATAGTCTTCTTGACCAAACCGTTGCGGAAAATAATGCAGTTTTAGCTCATGTGAGTTCTGCTGGTCTTGATTCGGTAGGAACTGAGACGACTGACAGTGTTCATAACCAAACCCTTACGGAAGAGGCATCCATGGAGGAAAACAGTGTCGTTTTACCTTCAGATACCGGGACTGTAGAGGCTGTGGATACTGGTGGTCATGCCAATATAAGAACTGAGACTACTGATAGTCTTCTTGACCAAACAGAAGACGAAGCCAACACAGAATCAAGGATGGAAATCGATTGTAGCCACGGAACTGTACAGACTGGGGTTTCTGCTAGTG ATATCAGCGACCACACTGCTAAGTCTGATCTGAAGGATATGGAGCTATCCGATGTCACGGTACTAGAAAGAGGGGACCAAGCTCTCTCTGCTCTTGAGGTAGCTGAACCAGACGTTTCAGGGACCCAATGCCAAGATCTTCCTGTCAGCAGTGCCAATACCAGCGGAACAGTTGAAGCATCTTTGGAACTCACTGGGGTATTACCAAATATAACAAGCAGTGAACATGAATCTACTTTTCAGACTCAGACACATACAGAGATACCTCGAGTTGAGACTTCAGAAAGTGTTCATGTTTCACTAATGGACTCAATGGTTGAATCCACATATGGTGATGTGTCTACGAAGGGTGACAATAAGAAAGGTAGTGCTCGCATATCTTATCTCAAACAAAGCATGGAATTAGCTGTCAATGCCAATGATAGAGATCAGGATGCCAAGAGCTCTCAAGTCTTGTCTGAAAGCTTTGTATCCGAGTCTGTTGGTTATGTTTCAATAGACTCTGCATCCAAGCTGGTGGAGTCAAATTCTCAGTCTGACACCATTCCAAAAGAAAATCCAG GAACTATGATTGACATTAAAGAATGTGAAGCATTTCCTCTCAAACCTGAAGAATCGCAACATCTAAGCCAAGATGGAGCACCTGCTGTCAGTCTTACATCTTCAGTAGATTTACATATGGTGACTACATCATCTGAGGCTAATGAGCAAGTCAATTTCTCTGTAACCGAGAAGGTTTTATCTGGCGAACCTGAAAATTGTCAAACTGTTCCACCCGTGGAAGCAAGTAATTCAGGGAGTTTTATTGTACAACAACCTAGGAAGCAGACTGAAGATACTCACCACTCTCCTGCCTCTGAAGGGCCAAAGGATGCAGTAGATGCTGATGCCGCTGGACAAGTTTTGCCTCAGCAGTGTGAGGGAAGAATTTTAGAAGAAAATCTAACAGACGTTGTAAACGTCCCTg AGTTTCAGCCAGTTCTGGACAACGATGCCATAAATGAAAACCCTAGCGCTAGCCCCTTGGCTAAGACTGCTGCCGGTGGGATTATGACAGCTGCGACTCCTGTTTCACACCCCACAG GTGGTGTAATTGAAGTAGGAGTGTCCTGTGCTTCTACAAGTTCTGAGCCTTTTGTAAAGTCCCATGTTACTGGAACTGAAAACGCTGCTACAGATTTAGGGTCTCATGTCATTTCTTCCCCAGCTCGTAAGATGACCGAACTACAACTTAATAAGACAGAGGATCAGAATACTTTGAGTTTGATGGCTACCGAATCTCCGGCCTTGGATAGAAACCCAACCTCCAGCAGTGGGCTGAACTTGACTTCCGATCCAAGGAAAGCAGTGGAAATTTCCGAAACTACCCTTGTCTCTCCG ATGGTTGTGGGATCTCCGTCGAAATCTAGCTTAGAGAAAACAGCTGCGAAGTCTTCGAAAACAAAATCTGAGCGTAAACCCAGGCGAACACCTAAATCTGCAGGAAAAGAGACTTCTAGAAAAGGAAATAGTGTAAAGGGGGCTGCACCTTTTGAACATTTTCAAAGTGCAGGCAAAGCAAATGCTGTTAATCAGAGTAGTGGTTCTTCTATTCAAATCACACACTCTACTGAGAAACAGCAAAGTCTTCAGACTCCTGTTCTTAATTCGTTTGGTACCCTTTCAGCCCCCACGACTAGTCTACCGGATATGAATTCTACTGCTCCCTCAAGCATTTTTCGTCGACCTTTCACTGACTCGCAACAAGTGCAACTACGCGCACAGATTTTTGTTTATGGTGGTCTGAT CCAAGGGACAGCACCCGATGAAGCTTATATGATATCTGCATTTGGTGGTGCAG ATGGTGGGAGAGGCACTTGGGAGAAAGCATGGCGTGCTTGTGCTGTGAGGGCTCAGAGAATGCGTGTTTCTAGTCCTGAAACGCCATTGCAATCACGTGCAG GGAAGACAGAGACCCCGTCAATGAGTCACACCAGTAGCAAAGTGAGTTCAGCGACGAAACCCATAATTCCACTCTCATCACCTTTATGGAGTTTGTCAACTCCCCTCGAAACTTTACAATCAAGAAGCATTCAGAGAGGTTCAGCTGCTGCACCACTGCCTTCTTCATCACATGCTCATCAAGCTGCATCAGTTACGAATATTGGACATAATACGGCTTGGATGTCCCCTCTCCCTTACCCCAACCCGTGGCTTGCTTCTCCGCAGACCAGTGGGTTCGATGTTGGTTCTCGTTACCCCGCTTTCCCGATCACGGAATCTGTAAAATTGACACCCACAAAAGAATCGTCCTTGCCTTACTCCGGCGGTAAGCATGTTCTGAGTGGAACTTCTGGCAATGTTTTCAAAGGGACACAAACACTTGAGCCAGCAAATACAGTTGTAGCACCTGCTCAACACTCCAGTGGGACGAAATCAAGGAAACGGAAGAAAATGCCAGTCTCTGTGGAGTCTGATCCAAGCATTTTGAATTCGCTACAGCAGACAGAAGTAGTTGTCTCACCTCTTGTTTCTATATCAACACCTGTACCTATTACAGCTGCTCCGGGTAGTCTGTCTTCTAACACAGGCACACTGGCCAGTGTTGATTCCATCTCTGCAGTCCCTTTGAACCTGGTATCTACGTTCCCTGGgaagaaaatgaaatcatcTTTGCAATCCCCAATTTTTGGTGGTAACCTTGTATCTGAAGTTAAGCAGAGATCTGTGCTGCCGGCAGATACCATTGATAAGCTTAATGAGGCTAAGATGCATGCAGAGGACGCTTCTGCTCTCGCTACTGCAGCCGTTAGTCACAGCGAATACGTATGGAAGCAGATAGAGCAACAGAGGCATGCTGGCCTCCAGCCAGAAACTCAAGGCAGATTAGCTTCCGCTGCTGTTGCCATAGCTGCTGCCGCTGCAGTGGCAAAGGCTGCAGCTGCCGCCGCCAATGTCGCAGCTAATGCGGCGTTTCAGGCAAAATTAATGGCTGAAGAAGCATCCCTTCCTAGTGTTTCTTATCAGGGTAATGATCTCCACAAGTCAAATGATGTACTAACTCAAGGCCAGGGTACCCCTGCTTCTGTCTTGAAGGGTGAAGGTGCAGTGGTCAGCTCCAGTCCGTTCCTTAGTGCTGCCAGAGAGGCGGCTAAGAAGAGGGTCGAGGCTGCCACAGCGGCCACCAAACGAGCTGAAAATGTGGAGTCTATTGTTAAGGCAGCAGAACTGGCATCAGAGGCGGTTTCACAAGCTGGAATACTTGTTTCAATGGGCCATCCTCCGTCGCTCAATAAGCTGGTGGAGGTGGGTCCAACTAATTATTGGAGGCAGGCTCAAGAATCTGAGAAAGTGCAGCCTTGTAAAGTGGGTGTATTAGAAAAAGAAACTGAGACTACTAGTGATAGAGGTTTTGCTAGTCCCAGCACTGCGCATACTGAGTTGGATGGCTCCGTGAGAGCAGCTGATGGTCTAGGTCTAGGTCTAGTTTCTGCCACTGGAAAGAAAACAAATGGACAGAAAGGTCATATAAGTGCAGACGTGGCTAAACACACTGCTGTAGTTTTCGAGCCAGAAGTTGGGTCAAAATCTTCGATTGACACCCAGACTGAAAGTGAGCAgattatgaaaaaaacaaacgaCGAGTGCATCAAGGAAGGTTCTCATGTAGAG GTTTTCAAGGAAGGACCTGAATTAAGAACCGCATGGTACTCTGCCAATGTATTGAGCTTAGAGGATGGGAAAGCTTATGTGTTGTTCAGTGACCTTTCTGTAGAACAAG GAACAGATAAGCTGAAGGAGTGGGTAGCCCTCAAAGGTGAAGGTGATGAGGCCCCGAAAATAAGAACTGCTCGTTCTATTACTGCCCTGCCATATGAAGGAACCAGGAAGAGGCGTAGAGCTGCCATTGGGGATCCTGTTTGGAAAATTGGAGATAGGGTAGACTCGTGGGTTCATGACAG TTGGTTGGAGGGTGTTATCACGGAGAAGAACAAAAATGATGAAAATACAGTGACTGTGCATTTTCCAG CACAAGGAGAGACTTTGACTATCAAAGCTTGGAATCTTCGTCCTTCTCTTGtatggaaatatggaaggtGGATTGAATGTTCTACTTCAGGAGAAAACATCTGCTCGTCACATGAG GGTGATACTCCAAAGGAGAAGCGTCCTAGACTAGGAGCTCCATCTCCTGTGGCTGAAGGAAAAGACACGAAAATGGAAACTGTAGTTGATCCGGATTTAGGTAAACCGCCTCAGACTGGTGTTCTCGACCTCGGTGTTTCAGAGACTACATTTAACATCGGGAGAAAGGAGGGCAATCCTGGTCCACTCCGAATGAAGAGAACCGGTTTGCAAACGCAGGGAGCAAAAGTGATCTATGGTGTCCCTAAACCTGGAAAGACAAGGAAGTTCATGGACGTGAGCAAACACTACATTTCAGAGGCGAGCAATCAAACTCGGAAACAGAAGGAACCAGCTAAGGCTGTGAAACCAATTGTGCCCCAAAATCCAGGACCAGGGAGCTGGAGATTGCCTTCTAAACCGAGAGAAAAacagacaacaacaacaacgaagCCCAAGACTTTCAAACCTGCGCCCAAGACCAAAGAGAAGCCGGTTGCTGCACCTAGGATAATTCCCCGCAAGGACTCTCGTAGTACAACATCCTCAAATATGGAATCTGAAGATGCCGTTGGTCAGAGTGGAGAGAACAAAGGTCCTGCATCAACTTCCAGGGATCCAGCCAAGGGAACAGGGGAAGAGCAAATCACATCATCTTCACAACAAGGCCAAGATAGTTCCTCCTCGACCACTACTGGGAAAGGGAAAGTGGCTCCTACTGGGTTACCCAAGATTGAAGAGGCCAAGGCGTTGGATGATAATTCTTCAAAAGCATCAGATGGAATGGAACCACGTAGATCTGTCCGCAGGATTCAGCCAACTTCTAGA CTACTTGAAGGTCTGCAAACATCGATGATGCCCTCAAAGATTCCTTCCATGTCACACAGCAGAAGTCACCAAAGTCAAAGGAAACAGTAA